The DNA segment GTGTCCCGCTCGATCCGAACACGTCCATCGCATACGCTTCGGAAGCCGGCGGGGATAGGGGTTCCGGAACAGTCATTTGGCTGTCGACCGCGAGACCCGGGTATGAGCACCATCGAGGAGAAGCGCGTCTTCGGCGAGCGCGGCGGCGACACCGCGGTCTATCTGGCGACCGAGGCCGGCGTCGTCCGGGTGGCGGTCGCCGCCGACCGGATCGGGACGTTCGGCCTCGAGCGCCGCTGTGTCGCGCGTGACCTCGCCGTCGTCGACGGCCGTCTCGCGGTCGCGACCGACGAGGACGTCCTGCTCGGCGAGGAGGAAACCGGGTTCGGGCCCGCCCACGCGATCGGGGGGAGCGACGCCCCGATCGCGGCCGGACCAGACGGCGGGGAGAGCCGCGTTGCCCGATACGGGAACGACGGCTGGACCGACCTCGGCACCACGAGCGAGGTCCGGGCGATCGACGGCGACCTGATCGCCACCGCAGAGGGGGTCTACCGCGCCGGCACGGCGCTGCAGCACGTCGGTCTCGAGGACGTCAGCGACGTCTCCACGCCGGGCGTGCCGCTCGCGGCCACGTCCGACGCCCTCTATCGGCTCGGCAACGGCTGGATGGTGGAACTCGAAGGGGCGTTCGACCTCGTCGCCGCCGACCGGCGCTCGTCGCCGGGGACGCTCGATCGGGCCTGTGCCATCGGTGACGATCGGCCGTTCGTTCTCGGGGGCGGCGACGACGCCAACGGCGGCGACGGAGACGGGGGCGAGAACGGGTGGCGACCGATCGACCGTCCCGCGACGCCGGCGGCGCTCGCGGTCGCCGACGCGCTCTACCTCGCGACCGAGGACGGCCGACTGTTCGTCGACGCCGGCGACGGCTGGCGCTCGCAGGCGCTCGGCATCGGCAGCGTGCGGGCGATGGTGCTCGGCTGAGCCGGATCGGGTCCGCGCTCGGCGTCGAGGCGATCGACTCGGGTCGGGGACCGTCCGTTACCGGTCGGCCGTCCGTTCCGACGGCCACGAACGCGGGTCTCGGCAGCGAACGGGCGGTCGTTCCGAAGCCGGTTTCGCGTCGAAGGGCGCCGCTGGATCCTCTCCCGGCGTACGGGCCTGCCGTCTCATCCGCGTCGGTCGTCCAACCGGTCGACGAGCCGGCGGGAGACGTCCGTCAGGTAGGTCGCTCCCAGGGTCGCGGCGACGACGGCGCCGGCGAGGTTGAACAGCAGGTCGCCGACGGTGTCGTTCACGCCGTGTTGGGCGAGGACGGCGTCGAAGTCGAACCGCTGGGCGGCGAGGTCGAGGGCGAACTCGACGAGCTCCCAGACGACGCCGACCGCCAGGACGAACAACAGGATGAACGCGGACATCGTCCTCGAGGGGAGGTAGACGTCGTCGGAGTGGAGGTCGATCGATCGCACGACCGTGTAGCCCGTGGCCGCGACGAGCGACGCCGACAGCGCGTGGGTGAGGGTGTCCCACTGCCCGAGCAGGTCGTAGAGTCCGGCCGAGCCGAGGGTGTGGAGGAACGCCGCCGTGGTCAGCCAGGCGACGAGCTCCGGCTCGATGGGAAGGCGATAGTTGCGTTCCAGCAACGCGGGGAGGAAGGTGACGGCCAGCGCGATGGCGGCGTTGGTGATCGTCGTGACGTCGCGGACGACGATCCCGTAGACGAGGAGCCCGACGAGAACGAGCTGCATCGCCCACACGAACCGTCCGATACGTTCCTCGGAGACGTCGAAGCGACCGCGAACGAACGATGGCGTCGGATCCGGCTCCTCCTCTCCTTCCTCGGGCGCCTCGCGGGGATGGGGGGCGCTCGCGGTCGGGGCGAACGATCGACGCCGGAGATAGCCGGTGAAGAGCACGCCCGCCACCGATCCAGCGATCGTCGCGTACAGGAAGTCGATCATCATTGCCCGGTTGGCGGCGTCCTGGGTTCGATCGCCCACTAAATAGCCGGTTCCGAGCGCCGCGTCCGAAATCCACTGGGCGACGTTCCAGGTCGCGCCGACCGCGAGCGTCGCGATGACGACGAGCGCGATCGTGAAGGGGCGGTTCATCCGGACGGACGTGAAGGTGTGGACGTCGACGGCGACGATCAGCGCGACCGCCGCGACGGCGAGGTAGACGGCGATCGGCGAGACGACGGTCCCGCCCAGGATCGCCGCGTCGACGATCGGTATCGCCACCAGGATCAGCAGCTCCCACGGCGGCATGGCGTACGGATCCCGCCGCGCGGCCGCCGGCAGGACCATCAGCGCGATCGCGATACCGGCAAGGGAGAACCAGCGATACGACCCCGCGACGCCCTGTCGGATCGTCAACCCGACGAGCAGCGCGACGACCAGCCAGCAGAGGCCGGCGTTCCGTCCCGCCCTGCCGACCGAGCCGCCGAACCGATCACCGTTCATGAGGACTCCTAGCGGCGTACACGGTCCGTCCACTAAACTCACGTCCTCCGGATCTGCGATCGAACGACGATGGAGATCTCTGAAGGTCCCGAAGGCGTGGTGTACTGCGAGGAGTCAGTCCCCTGCTGAAGGACTATCGAATCATCGAGAAATCCAAACAGAACGGCGAGGGACACGTGAGTTCGAACTGCGTGCAGGTGTTCACGGAGAACGACTCCGGCCGGGTACACTAGTCGTTACCAGTATTCCCGTCTCCGGATATTCGGTCTCGTTGGAAACCCTCAATCGGTGATGAGTTTCAGCAGCCGTGCTGGATAGAGAGCGCGTATTTTGCAGGGAACCATTCAGGTCGGGACAGCCGAATCGGTAAAGTGACGAACTGACCGAGCGTTTACATCGAATCGTATCGGCAAACCGATCGTCGAAAGGGCCACAGATTTGGCCATGAACGGGATCGGCTATGCAGGCTACGTTCACTTATCATAATTATGATGGTTCGTTCACCGTCGGTGTTGATAACGAGTGGGGGACATACGAGTTCGTCCGGTGTCCCGCCTGCGAGAGCGCCAAAACGACACTTGCTGCAACGGTTGCTGAAGATGGAATCGAGACGAATCAACGGATTGGGCGAGACAGGGACTGTCCTCCCGTGTACCGCTCAATCAAGCGCCGGAAGGACTGCTTCCGACGATCGACGTTTCTGGAATCGATACACTCGTTCTATCTGGGCATGACGTGGATATTCCAGATGGTCCCGTTCACTTCCGGTGTGTGACGGGATACAGGGAGTGAATCATTCGGAAGAGGCTGGTCCGGTTTCTGTAGCAGTCTCGAAGAACAGTGTTACCTGCTCGTTCGGGTTGAGGCCATCAACCAGGAGGCCAAACTCGTCCTTGCCGGCAAACGAGCGGACTCTGGGTTCGGGAGCTTTTGATGCCGCCCGCTCACAGACGAGTTCGAGTGTTCCTGTTTCATCGGCGTATAAGGTGATGTGATCAATCCGTGCCATAGATACGCATACGCTCGCCGATTATATGCCTTCTTGCTCTGCTGTGTCGTTGACGCTTTGCTCCCCAGCACGTATCAGATGGACAGTAGTCACGATTAATACTACTCGTGAGGTATGTTCTCATATGACGGACGAAGTAAAGCTCAGCGACTGTGCATCAGTTTTCGGCGAACTCAACTATCCCGTTGACCGCACTGCCGCCGCGGATGAACTCTCGGAGGTCACTATATTGTTGGCTGATGGCGAGACACATCTCGGTGAGTTGATCACACAGATGACCAGCGAGACGTTCGACTCCGCTGGCGATATCGAGACTGAACTCCACAATGTCCTTCCACGTGAGGCCGTTGGTGAACCCTATCAGTCGGAGGGTGAAGGGTAGTCCCGTGATGGATCGAGAGCCGACGGTTCCATCTGATCGCCTCCTCGAATCCGGGCAGGGATTGTACGACGAAGCCGGCCGTGAGAGTGGTATAATCCAGGCGATCACGGATGTCGGGGTCGAAGTAGACACGCACAGTGACGTCGATACGTTATCTCTCAGGCACGCACCCAGCGGAACCCCGGAGAAGGGTACCTCCTGTGGCGGTGTAGCGAGTGTGGCGGATTGGGTGATATCGACCAGATTCCCGACCAGTGTCCGAGCTGTGGAACCAGCAAAGAAACCCTCTACGCCTACCTAGAGGATTAACGGGTATGTCTGAGGACCATCCCCCGCGCGATTCGCCAGAGTGGAACACCCCGGACCTATGTCCGTTTTGTGGTGTGGCGCTGTCGAACGGCGGGGGTCGGATTCATCGATCACAGAGCGGACGTCTCTAGATGTGAAGAACGATTCGAAGCCTGGCGAGAGCAGGTTCGAGACGACATTGGTGAGGAACGGGGCGGGTTGCTGCGGTTTGCTTGCTGTATCTACCGGTTCGACAATATCCCATGGCCGACTGAGCCGGAACGAGGAGAACTCGACGTCATTTCGCCTCAGGGGTGGAAGCAGTAACTCATAAAGCCCCACGACCCCGACACGGGTCCAATCCGACGGATTATCCGCTCGCCAACCGAGGATATCGGTAAATGGCCCTTGTACGACCTACCGGAACCCCAGCAGTGGCATCGCGGCCCTGTCTGTTTAGTGGGGGACGCTGCCCACGCCACCTCACAATGGCCACGGCGCGTCTATGGCGTTGGAAGGTTCAATCGTATCAGCAAAGGCGCTCCGAGACCAGCCTAATCCGAACTTTGCGTCTGAGTCTTACCACAACAGAAGAAAGGAACGAGTCGCAAGGGTAGCCGATCAGGCTCGTCGCATAGGAAAGCAGATTTTGCGAGGGAGCGAAGCGAGCGAGCGGGTTTTTTGTCGCCGGAAATCGAAGATTTCTGGCTGCTAACCGGATGCTTCGACATCCAGTACTGGTGCAGATTTTTGTACCGAACGGTGCGCTTCGCGCACCCGAGGTGGGAAAAAGGTGCGTTACCAGGGCTCGTGTTTGAACCCGAACAGGTAGGCGAGCACGTTCGTGACGACGTGGAAGATCGGCGTCACGACGAGGATCACGACGAGGAGACCGGCGGTGAAGACCGAGAGGAACCACGAGGGGGCGACCACGGCGGTCAGCACGAGCGCAACCACGGCGAAGTCGAGCTGATCGAGCCCCGGAAAGGCGGCGCCGCGTTTCCGACCGGTGCGCCGTTTGATGAACGACGCGGCGATGTCGCCGAGCATCGCGCCGAGGGGAAGCGCGATCATCGCCGCGAGCGGAAACGTCGGGACGCCGATCCCCAGAAAGCTCACGACGGTCGGTTGGAGCAGGTTGAGCAGGTAGGCCAGCGCCGCGCCTGCGAGCGTCCCCACGACCGTGCCGCGCCAGGTCTTGCCGTCACCGAGGAGCCGGCGGTCGCCCATCGTTCGGCCGCCGTCGATGGGACGGCCGCCGCCGGCGACCACGGCGGCGTTGTTCGGGACGTAGGCGGGCAGCATCACCCAGATGGCGAGCACGAGGAGTTCGAGCGGGCTCATACTCGGTGCGTGCGTGCGGGTCGCTTAATGCCCAACGGTTTCGCATTGCGAGCGCGTCTTATTAAGGTCGCCCGACCGAAGGGAGGCGTATGATTCCACCGATCGCACGGCGATTCGTCGCAGGCGAGAGCGCCGCGGCGGCGCTCGATCACGTCCGACGGTGTAACGACCGCGAGATCAAGGTGATCCTCAACCTGCTCGGCGAACACTACACCGACCCCGTCGCCGCCGACGAGGACGCCCGCGAGTACGCGACGCTGCTCGAGGACCTCGCGGGGACGGACCTCGACGCCTGCGTCTCGGTCAAACCCTCGCAGATCGGTCTCGACGTGAGCGAGGCGCGCTTCCGGGACAACCTCCGGACGATCGTCGACCGCGCCGAGGAGCACGACCAGTTCGTCTGGATCGACATGGAGGACCACACGACGACCGACCCGACGCTCGACGCCTTCGAGGAAATCGTCTCCGAGCGCGGCGGCGGAATGGGACTCTGTCTCCAGGCGAACCTCAAACGCACCCGCGACGACGTCGAACGCCTCACCGACGTCCCCGGGAAGGTCAGGCTAGTGAAGGGCGCCTACGACGAGCCGGCGACGATCGCCTATCGGAGCAAGGAACGGGTGGACGAGGTCTACGGCGAGCTTCTGGACTACATGTTCGAACAGTACGACGGCGGGATCGCCGTCGGCAGCCACGATCCCGTGATGATCGACCGGGCGCGCGAGCTCCACGACGCGTACGGTACCTCCTTCGAGATCCAGATGCTGATGGGCGTGCGCGAGGACGCCCAGGAGGAGCTCGCTCGCGAGTACGAGGTCTGGCAGTACGCTCCGTACGGATCGCGGTGGTTCGCCTACTTCTCCCGGCGGGCGATGGAGAGCCGGAAGAACGCCCTGTTCGCGCTCCGAGCCGTCCTAGGCCGATGAAAGGGTCTTTTAGGACGGCCGCGTAAGGGCGGATCGATGTCAAGCTGGAAGCGGGACATGGCGAGCGGGCTCGTCGTTCTCGTCCCGATCATCGTCACCATCTGGGTCGTCTACTGGCTCTTTCGTTTCATCGCGAACCTTCCCCTGACCGAGACCATCGCCAACCCCGCCCTCCGCGTCGGTATCACCCTCGCCGTCTTCGTCCTCATGGTGTTCGCCGTCGGCTACCTGATGCGCACCGCCATCGGCTCGCTCGTCGAGGCGGGGATCGACAACGCGATGAACCGTCTCCCCGGCCTCCGCGTGGTGTACAACGCCTCGAAGATGGCGATCGAGACCGCCCTGACCGGGACGAACGAGCTCCAGACGCCGGTGAAGCTCGAGACCTGGGACGGAATCCGAATGACGGCGTTCAAGACCGGCCGCGAGTCCCCCGACGGCCGGAAGCTGCTCTTTCTGCCCACCGCGCCGAACATCACCAGCGGGTTCGTCATCGAGGTCGAACAGGAGGACATCGTCGAGACCGACGAGAACGTCGAGGAGGCGCTGACGCGTATTCTCAGCGCCGGCTTCGGCGAGCGAAACGACGAGCAGGTCACCGGCGTTCCGATCGACGTCATCGAGGAACGTCGCGAGGAGACGCCCGACGACCGGCCCGCGACCGACTGACCGGCCGATCGGCTACTCCGCCGTCGGATACTTCGCGTCCAGCAGCTCCGTGCTCGTGGCGCTCCCGTCCCTCGATTCGCCCGCGTTCCCCTCGTCTTTCTCCTCGCCCTCGTTCTCGGGGCTGACGCTCCCGGTTCGATAGCCGTGGAGGTCGAGGGTGACGTGATCGAATCCCAGGTCCTCCATGTGGACGCGCGTCGCTCGGACGAACTCGATGTCGAGCGCCTCCTCGAGCTCCTCGGGGGCGATCTCGATGCGCGCGAGCCCGTCGTGATCGCGCACCCGGAACTGCGAGAACCCCCACCCTCGTAGGAGGGCTTCGGCCTTCTCGACGCGCGTGAGCCGCTCCTCGGTCACCTCGATCCCCGTCGGGATCCGCGAGGAGAGACACGCCATCGAGGGCTTATCGGCGACCGACAGTCCGTAGGTGTCGGCGATCTCCCGGGTCTCGGCCTTCGTGATCCCGTGTTCCAGAAGCGGCGAGCTGGCGTCGAGCTCCTCGACCGCCTGCAAGCCCGGTCGGTGGCCCTCGCCGGGGTCGTCGGCGTTCGTGCCGTCACAGACCACCGGAATCTCGAGCTCACGGGCCCGATCGAACATCTCGCCGAGTCGCATCGACCGACAGTGATAGCAGCGGTCGCCGTCGTTCTCGACGAAATCCGGACTACTGAGCTCCGAGAACTCGACGATCTCGTGGCGGATGCCGATCTCCTCGGCGACCCGCGCGGCGTCCGCGAGCTCCGCCTCGGGCAGCGTCTCGCTCTTGGCCGTACAGGCGACGGCGTCCTCGCCGAGCGCCTCGTGGGCGATCGCGGCGACGACGCTCGAGTCCACCCCGCCCGAGAAGGCGACGAGCACCCCCTCGCGCTCGGCCAGATCCGCCCGTGCGGCGGCCAGTTTCTCCTCTGCGGACATGGTCGTCGCTTCGGCGTCCGCGGACAAAAGCGCGTTGACCCCGCCGTGTCCCGATCCCGCTTGCATCCTCCGGCCGGGCGTTTTCGAGTCGTCAGCCCGTTCGCTCGAGTATGACCGGCTACGAGATGCACGAGCCCGACTACTCGGGTACGATCGAGGAGGACTGGGACGACCCCCAGCTGAACGACTTCGAGACGGACGACCTG comes from the Halalkalicoccus sp. CG83 genome and includes:
- a CDS encoding proline dehydrogenase family protein, with the translated sequence MIPPIARRFVAGESAAAALDHVRRCNDREIKVILNLLGEHYTDPVAADEDAREYATLLEDLAGTDLDACVSVKPSQIGLDVSEARFRDNLRTIVDRAEEHDQFVWIDMEDHTTTDPTLDAFEEIVSERGGGMGLCLQANLKRTRDDVERLTDVPGKVRLVKGAYDEPATIAYRSKERVDEVYGELLDYMFEQYDGGIAVGSHDPVMIDRARELHDAYGTSFEIQMLMGVREDAQEELAREYEVWQYAPYGSRWFAYFSRRAMESRKNALFALRAVLGR
- a CDS encoding DUF7501 family protein, producing MWRCRTAGVGFIDHRADVSRCEERFEAWREQVRDDIGEERGGLLRFACCIYRFDNIPWPTEPERGELDVISPQGWKQ
- a CDS encoding DUF5789 family protein gives rise to the protein MTDEVKLSDCASVFGELNYPVDRTAAADELSEVTILLADGETHLGELITQMTSETFDSAGDIETELHNVLPREAVGEPYQSEGEG
- a CDS encoding DUF7130 family rubredoxin-like protein, with amino-acid sequence MWRCSECGGLGDIDQIPDQCPSCGTSKETLYAYLED
- a CDS encoding DUF502 domain-containing protein — translated: MSSWKRDMASGLVVLVPIIVTIWVVYWLFRFIANLPLTETIANPALRVGITLAVFVLMVFAVGYLMRTAIGSLVEAGIDNAMNRLPGLRVVYNASKMAIETALTGTNELQTPVKLETWDGIRMTAFKTGRESPDGRKLLFLPTAPNITSGFVIEVEQEDIVETDENVEEALTRILSAGFGERNDEQVTGVPIDVIEERREETPDDRPATD
- the larE gene encoding ATP-dependent sacrificial sulfur transferase LarE; translated protein: MSAEEKLAAARADLAEREGVLVAFSGGVDSSVVAAIAHEALGEDAVACTAKSETLPEAELADAARVAEEIGIRHEIVEFSELSSPDFVENDGDRCYHCRSMRLGEMFDRARELEIPVVCDGTNADDPGEGHRPGLQAVEELDASSPLLEHGITKAETREIADTYGLSVADKPSMACLSSRIPTGIEVTEERLTRVEKAEALLRGWGFSQFRVRDHDGLARIEIAPEELEEALDIEFVRATRVHMEDLGFDHVTLDLHGYRTGSVSPENEGEEKDEGNAGESRDGSATSTELLDAKYPTAE
- a CDS encoding CDP-2,3-bis-(O-geranylgeranyl)-sn-glycerol synthase translates to MSPLELLVLAIWVMLPAYVPNNAAVVAGGGRPIDGGRTMGDRRLLGDGKTWRGTVVGTLAGAALAYLLNLLQPTVVSFLGIGVPTFPLAAMIALPLGAMLGDIAASFIKRRTGRKRGAAFPGLDQLDFAVVALVLTAVVAPSWFLSVFTAGLLVVILVVTPIFHVVTNVLAYLFGFKHEPW
- a CDS encoding HVO_0234 family beta-propeller protein; the encoded protein is MSTIEEKRVFGERGGDTAVYLATEAGVVRVAVAADRIGTFGLERRCVARDLAVVDGRLAVATDEDVLLGEEETGFGPAHAIGGSDAPIAAGPDGGESRVARYGNDGWTDLGTTSEVRAIDGDLIATAEGVYRAGTALQHVGLEDVSDVSTPGVPLAATSDALYRLGNGWMVELEGAFDLVAADRRSSPGTLDRACAIGDDRPFVLGGGDDANGGDGDGGENGWRPIDRPATPAALAVADALYLATEDGRLFVDAGDGWRSQALGIGSVRAMVLG